The Deltaproteobacteria bacterium genomic interval TTGGCGCAGCTCCGGCCGCAGAGGAAATTACAACCACCACGCCTTTGCCAAAGCCCAGTGAAACCACAATTACGCAAAGTACATCACTCACAGAACTAAATACCGCCCTCTTCAACGCCGTACAAAACGGCAATAAGACAGAAGTAGAGCACCTGCTAAACAAAGGCGCGGACGTGAACGCGCCGGTCGTGGACAGCAAAGGATATAACCCTAAGGATACTGACAATAAATGGCTTAAAACCCCGCTTCACGAGGCCGCATTGAAAAACCTGCCTGACATTGCCAAATTACTCATACAAAAAGGCGCAAACATAGAGGCACGAGATAATTATTTTGGTCACACCCCTCTTATCTATGCAACAGCCAATAACAGCATTGAGGTCGCCAAACTACTTATAGATAACGGCGCAAATGTTAACGCAAAAACCAGTTACAACGAAACATCTCTTAGCCGAGTGAGGAATATCGACTTGGCAAAGCTTTTACTGGCAAAAGGCGCGGACGTGAACTCAAAAAGCAATTACGGACACACTCCGCTTCACACGGCTGCGTGGAAAGATTTAATACCAATAGCCGAGCTTCTTATATCAAATGGTGCCGACGTAAAAGCAAAAAATATAAAAAAACAAACCCCCATCTACGAGGCAAAGAGCGCTGCCATGGTCGAGTTTCTTATATCGAAAGGCGCTGACATTAATGTAACAGACGAAAACGGCCTCACGCCGCTTGATATCGCCGTAAAGAACAACAACACGGCTGTCATCGAGACACTTAAAAAACACGCAAAGTGAAAAACGCGCCCCACCCGGTACATGGGTGGACGAAGCGCCGATAAATACCCTGAATAACAGGAGGCCCCATGACAAAATCAGGCACAACATTTCTTGTTTTGCTTCTATTAATTTTATCACCATGCTCCCTATGGGCAACAGACCATAACACTTCGCACGGCAAGCCGCCAAACGAAGGCGTAATACACGTTCTCGAAGGGCATGATTTCATGAAAGGCGGCTATACCCTTATCGGGTTTCAGGCCGATTTCGGCGACCCCATCGTGGACGAAATAAGGACATTTTACGTAGACGACCCTGAGGTGCTCGAAGAACTCAAGAAAATCTGGGTTACGCACGGGTACGCCCCGATGTATGCCTGCGGCTATCATTACTTGATCCGTTTATATAAGGACAGAAAAGAAGTTGACGGCTTCGATATCAATCTTTCTAACGACTGCGGAACACTGGTAAAGGACGGGGCGTCGTATTATTTTCACAAGGAACTTATTAAACAACTTTCCGATAAATACAAAAAGCCGGCAAGAAAAACGGAAGAATTCTCTTCCATCAAAGATGCAAGGGAGTTCCTTGGCAAGCTCAAAGACGACAGGAATCTGCTCTTCATGCCAACGCCCGAGTGGGCCCTGTATGAAGGGGAATTCCGGTTTAACCTGCTCTGCAAAGGATTTTTCGGCGAGGAGGCCGAACCGTGCCTTACAGAGGCCCGCGAAAAAATCGCAGAAAAATTTCCAAACGAAAAATTTACGATTGAATGGGCCGGCGGTTCATCGCCCAAAAACGGCCTGCATGAAATCATGATTCTGGTAAAATCGAGCAAATCCCTGTACGACGGCTTCAATCTGTACAAGGTGGATTGGAAATGGCGCGATTACAGCTACGACCTTATCTATTATTCCAGGTAAAACCGCAAACCACCCTTACATCTTCACGAACTTCTTCTGGGAATCCGTGACCTTTACGATATAGTGGCGCGTTTCCTCAAACGGCAAATCCTTCTTCATCTTCTCGAACACCTCTTGCGGGGTCATGGAGTTTATCTTGTTTATGGCCCCTACCTTGTCCTTTCTATCACCGGAAAAGGTTTTAAACACGTTGCCAGCACCCGTGTTATAGGCCGCTATTGTGCAGTACTCTCTAGAGAGAGGATTATCTATCTTCTCGAAGTACGTGTACATAACAAGGTTCAAGTACGCGGTGCCAAGCTCGATGTTATTCTCCGCGACAAAGAGATACTCCTTTGTCGGCACCTCGTTCTCGCCGTGTACGTGCTTGTACGCGTCCTTACCGCCGCTTGTTGGAACAAGCTGCATAAGGCCGTACGCAGGAACATAGCTTACTGCAAAGGGGTTAAAGTTACTCTCGGTCTTTATGACTGCGAAGACGAGGCTCTTATTTATGTTGTACTGCTTCGAGTGTTTCTCGACCGTTGAGGCGAACTGTGCGGCCTTTTTCTCGTTATAGTCGCTAACAAGCAGGAACTCGACGTATAGTACCTTCTTTTTCACGCCGTCGTTGTCGACCTCACGTGTCTCTGCCTTCTGTGCCACCAGATAACCGGCATACTTCTCGGCAGCGTCAGGGCCGGACACGGGATTGCCGTTATTATCCTCGATAAGGCCGTCCAGATAGGGCTTCCCGGTAAGAGTTATCTCCTTATCCGAGAAAAGATCTACTGACCTCGGGTCGTCAGGGGTGAGGATGGTAGTGACGATTGCGTTTTTAAGGCTCTTTTGCGGGTCTTTCTCGTCAACGGTCTCGACAGTGACAATGCCCTTGTCAAAGTCCACGATTGCGCGGCTCGCGTAGTTTTGCGTGTACTTTACGTACTGTTTCTGTGTGGGGAGCTTCTTTGCCTCCTTGCCGCCCCACTTCTTTCCGGCAAGGCGCTCGAGCTTGCCCATTACCTTAGAGAACTCGTTTTTTGCCATCTGCAGGTCATCGAGGGCCTGCAGCGGGTCTTCCTTGTATATTTCCTTTTTACTGTTGGCAAAGGCTTTGAGCGCGACCTTGGGGTCCTTACTGGCCGCTATCTTCACGGCATCGCGCACGGTACAGGCCTGAAAGAACACGGCAAGAACGCACAGGATAAAAAGCGTTTTTAGATTCGCCATCAACAGCCTCCTTTTGAAATTAAAGAGCTAGACACCGAAAGGACAAAAGACACATGAAATAACCGGTACCCTTATTTATCACATAAAAAAGCAGGCCGTGTCAAGCATACACGGGCCGCGTCCGGACATGGTTGCCGCGCCGCGCATTTTATGGTAATGTCCATTTGCCGCACAATAATTACTAAAGGAGCTTATTATGCCAAAGGGTTACTGGATAGTGCGCGCCGAGGTGCGCGACATGGAAAAATACAAGGAGTACGTTACTGCCGCAGCCCCTGCCCTGCAAAAATACGGCGCTAAAGTTCTTGTCAGGGCCGGAAAGTTCGAGAACCCGGAAGGCACATCAAGGCCGCGTAACGGCATAATTGAGTTCCCTTCGTACGAAAAGGCGCTCGAGTGCTGGCGGTCTGCTGAGTACCAGGCGGCAATCAAACTTCGCCAACCGGTCTCAACAATGGACATGGTGATAATCGAGGGGTTGGAGGGATAAGCGGCGGCGGATTTATCCGCCGCCGCTTATCTGTCAAGATTAAACCTACTTAAGCTCGAAAACAACGATTACCCGCGCCTTTATCGTAACGCTGCCGTAGCTTCTTATATCGTTTTCCCCGACTTGTATGGTGCCATTGGTATGCTGCGACCCTACAAAATAATTCTCCGCCCAGGCATTCTCCTCTATGCTTACTACCTCGCCGACCTCGGAGCCAAGCGTCTTTGCCATCAACTCAGCCTTGGTCTTTGCGGCAAGAAGGGCCTTCTTGAAAAGTTCTTTTCTCTGCTCGAACTCATCATTACGTTCAAATTGTGTCCTCGGGGCGGTCACGCTGTCATAGCCAGCAAGCGCTGCATAAACCCCGTCAAGCTTGTTCACATCTCTAACCGTAATGACCATATACACCGATGACCTATACCTTCTCTTTTTTTTCTCGTCGTATTCATACTCTCTCTCTTGCACCATCAACGATTTGTCTATGTCGCTTTCCTTTACCCCAACCTTTTTAATGTCCGAATAAAGGCTCTTTACGTCATTGACGGTCGCATCGTGGCTCTCCGACATCTTCGGTTTGGCATTGCTTACCGTTATAGATACCTTTGCGTACTCCGCATCCAGCACGGCCTCGGCAACCCCGGAAACAGAAATGGTCCTTCTCGCTTCGCCGCCAGCCACATTGTCCTTTGCAATCACACCCTCCGGTGACAGCGCGCACACTACCAAAGCAAACAATCCAGCCGCCAGCCATTTCTTCATAACCGACCTCCTGTGTGTTTTGGGTTATTACTTAGACAACTTTTTCGGAAACAGACGCCAAGATACAATGAAAGGATATTACGGAATCAAAGAAAGACGTGCTGTTGCCGCTTCTACGGCAACAGCACGCATGAAAACTTACTTTTCTTCTTTCTTTACGTCAGCTGGCTTTGGCGCCTCGGCTGACTTGGCAACCTCGCCAAGGTACTTTGGCAGATCAACTCCCGCAACCGCGGCAATGTCGTGGAGCGGAGGCACACTCTTTATAAGGCTCGATATGAAGTTCGCGGTAGAAGAGCCCTTGT includes:
- a CDS encoding ankyrin repeat domain-containing protein codes for the protein MKNKILITTAIIIIAAAAYMAFTVHSGLHGALKDGSLVRARILVAIGADVNSRDAQGQAPLHIAAAKNDTTMATLLIAGNADVNAKDARGQTPLHTAAKHGNTDTARLLIESGADIDAHDNSGNSAAAIAANTGNKDVARLLITKKYNLGAAPAAEEITTTTPLPKPSETTITQSTSLTELNTALFNAVQNGNKTEVEHLLNKGADVNAPVVDSKGYNPKDTDNKWLKTPLHEAALKNLPDIAKLLIQKGANIEARDNYFGHTPLIYATANNSIEVAKLLIDNGANVNAKTSYNETSLSRVRNIDLAKLLLAKGADVNSKSNYGHTPLHTAAWKDLIPIAELLISNGADVKAKNIKKQTPIYEAKSAAMVEFLISKGADINVTDENGLTPLDIAVKNNNTAVIETLKKHAK
- a CDS encoding murein transglycosylase domain-containing protein, with translation MANLKTLFILCVLAVFFQACTVRDAVKIAASKDPKVALKAFANSKKEIYKEDPLQALDDLQMAKNEFSKVMGKLERLAGKKWGGKEAKKLPTQKQYVKYTQNYASRAIVDFDKGIVTVETVDEKDPQKSLKNAIVTTILTPDDPRSVDLFSDKEITLTGKPYLDGLIEDNNGNPVSGPDAAEKYAGYLVAQKAETREVDNDGVKKKVLYVEFLLVSDYNEKKAAQFASTVEKHSKQYNINKSLVFAVIKTESNFNPFAVSYVPAYGLMQLVPTSGGKDAYKHVHGENEVPTKEYLFVAENNIELGTAYLNLVMYTYFEKIDNPLSREYCTIAAYNTGAGNVFKTFSGDRKDKVGAINKINSMTPQEVFEKMKKDLPFEETRHYIVKVTDSQKKFVKM
- a CDS encoding DUF1330 domain-containing protein; amino-acid sequence: MPKGYWIVRAEVRDMEKYKEYVTAAAPALQKYGAKVLVRAGKFENPEGTSRPRNGIIEFPSYEKALECWRSAEYQAAIKLRQPVSTMDMVIIEGLEG
- a CDS encoding SIMPL domain-containing protein (The SIMPL domain is named for its presence in mouse protein SIMPL (signalling molecule that associates with mouse pelle-like kinase). Bacterial member BP26, from Brucella, was shown to assemble into a channel-like structure, while YggE from E. coli has been associated with resistance to oxidative stress.), which gives rise to MKKWLAAGLFALVVCALSPEGVIAKDNVAGGEARRTISVSGVAEAVLDAEYAKVSITVSNAKPKMSESHDATVNDVKSLYSDIKKVGVKESDIDKSLMVQEREYEYDEKKKRRYRSSVYMVITVRDVNKLDGVYAALAGYDSVTAPRTQFERNDEFEQRKELFKKALLAAKTKAELMAKTLGSEVGEVVSIEENAWAENYFVGSQHTNGTIQVGENDIRSYGSVTIKARVIVVFELK